Proteins from a genomic interval of Desulfovibrio piger:
- a CDS encoding bifunctional folylpolyglutamate synthase/dihydrofolate synthase — protein MKTAKHFTTIDQIWEHLDGLGFFHMDLSLTRMETALSRLGLSRPPFVVAQIVGTNGKGSTSAFLDSLSRAHGCRTGLYTSPHFLSPCERIRIDGVPLQEDLWPGLATEVYAARPDLTYFEFLTVLAILAFARQGVQLAVMEAGLGGAHDATTALASDLTCFAPVAMDHAAILGPTLRDIALDKCGAIRPRVPVVSAPQFPAAEEVLRRQAERLAAPLNIVEPLPGNMPLGLAGPHQRINAAVALHAWQALAPRLHVTPRPDAVARGLARAFVPGRLQSVPATDQHPPLLLDGAHNAHGMAALLAHVRQSGLRPRAAIYSCLGDKDWHPALMLLKRALGDAPLFIPALHNERAADAAQVVAAANAAAPAHATLLPDVRNALDAVRDLPGDDRAPVIISGSLYMLAEFYGLYPHLLEQPASARGAKEDA, from the coding sequence ATGAAGACTGCAAAGCATTTCACGACCATCGACCAGATCTGGGAACACCTGGACGGCCTTGGTTTCTTCCACATGGACCTGAGCCTGACGCGCATGGAGACCGCCCTCTCCCGCCTGGGCCTTTCCCGCCCGCCCTTTGTGGTGGCCCAGATCGTGGGCACCAACGGCAAGGGCTCCACGTCCGCCTTTCTGGACAGCCTGTCCCGCGCCCACGGCTGCCGCACCGGACTCTATACCTCGCCGCACTTCCTTTCCCCCTGCGAGCGCATCCGCATCGACGGCGTCCCTCTGCAAGAAGACCTGTGGCCCGGGCTGGCTACGGAAGTCTACGCGGCGCGACCGGACCTGACCTATTTCGAATTCCTGACCGTGCTGGCCATACTGGCCTTTGCCCGTCAGGGCGTGCAGCTGGCCGTCATGGAGGCCGGGCTGGGCGGCGCCCATGACGCCACCACGGCCCTGGCCAGCGACCTGACCTGCTTCGCGCCCGTGGCCATGGATCATGCCGCCATCCTGGGCCCCACCCTGCGAGACATCGCCCTGGACAAGTGCGGCGCCATCCGCCCCCGCGTGCCGGTGGTCAGCGCGCCCCAGTTCCCGGCTGCCGAAGAGGTCCTGCGCCGTCAGGCCGAACGGCTGGCCGCTCCCCTGAACATCGTCGAGCCCCTGCCGGGCAACATGCCGCTGGGGCTGGCCGGGCCGCACCAGCGCATCAATGCCGCCGTGGCCCTGCACGCCTGGCAGGCCCTGGCCCCGCGCCTGCATGTGACGCCGCGGCCCGATGCCGTGGCTCGGGGACTGGCCCGGGCCTTCGTGCCCGGCCGTTTGCAGTCCGTGCCCGCCACGGACCAGCATCCGCCCCTGCTGCTGGACGGCGCCCACAATGCCCACGGCATGGCCGCCCTGCTGGCCCATGTGCGCCAGTCCGGCCTGCGCCCGCGCGCGGCCATCTATTCCTGCCTGGGCGACAAGGACTGGCACCCGGCCCTGATGCTGCTCAAGCGGGCCCTGGGTGACGCGCCGCTCTTCATCCCGGCCCTGCACAACGAGCGCGCCGCCGACGCCGCCCAGGTGGTGGCCGCCGCCAACGCTGCGGCCCCGGCCCATGCCACCCTGCTGCCCGACGTGCGCAACGCCCTGGATGCCGTGCGCGACCTGCCCGGCGACGACAGGGCCCCGGTCATCATCAGCGGGTCCCTGTACATGCTGGCGGAATTTTACGGCCTCTACCCCCATCTGCTGGAACAGCCCGCCTCCGCCCGGGGCGCCAAGGAGGACGCATGA
- the selA gene encoding L-seryl-tRNA(Sec) selenium transferase, translating into MNHLFRALPSMDASLDALLTADKALHDLPRPLLREAVTDFWNSRRDDIRAGRVQDAAELALEACLPELLAFVRRKTAPRLRNVINGTGVVIHTNMGRSVLARSAQEAVRRVISGYCNLELDLHSGGRGSRYVIIDELLQRLTGAEAAMVVNNNAAAVLLVLDTFCKGGEVIVSRGELVEIGGSFRIPEVMEKSGARLREVGATNRCHLHDYAAAINGDTRALMRVHTSNYRIVGFHSAVPLPDLAALAREHGLPVIEDLGSGSFMDFSSVGLPNEPTVPEVVAGGADVVTFSGDKVLGGPQCGLIVGSRERIEALKKNPLTRALRCDKLTMAALEATLRLYCEPERARREIPTLRDICRDPKDLARAARSLAARLRRALGPACRISLRPDVSRVGGGAFPERDLPTTLVCLEPAAMSATALKQALLDTTPPVLGRLEERSFCLDPRTLLPEDLPRLTALLKQLLAG; encoded by the coding sequence ATGAACCACCTTTTCCGTGCCCTGCCGTCCATGGACGCCAGTCTGGATGCCCTGCTGACGGCGGACAAGGCCCTGCACGACCTGCCCCGCCCCCTGCTGCGCGAGGCCGTCACGGATTTCTGGAACAGCCGCCGCGACGACATCCGCGCCGGTCGCGTACAGGATGCCGCCGAACTGGCCCTGGAGGCCTGTCTGCCCGAGCTGCTGGCCTTCGTCCGCCGCAAGACGGCGCCGCGCCTGCGTAATGTCATCAACGGCACCGGCGTGGTCATCCATACCAACATGGGACGTTCCGTGCTGGCCCGGAGTGCCCAGGAGGCCGTGCGCCGGGTCATCTCCGGCTACTGCAACCTGGAGCTCGACCTGCACAGCGGCGGACGCGGCAGCCGCTACGTCATCATCGACGAGCTGCTCCAGCGCCTGACCGGCGCCGAGGCCGCCATGGTGGTCAACAACAACGCCGCCGCCGTCCTGCTGGTGCTGGATACCTTCTGCAAGGGCGGCGAGGTCATCGTCTCGCGCGGGGAACTGGTGGAGATCGGCGGCAGCTTCCGCATCCCGGAAGTGATGGAAAAAAGCGGTGCCCGCCTGCGCGAAGTGGGCGCCACCAACCGCTGCCACCTGCACGACTACGCCGCGGCCATCAACGGAGACACCCGCGCCCTCATGCGCGTGCACACCTCCAACTACCGCATCGTGGGCTTCCATTCCGCCGTGCCCCTGCCCGATCTGGCGGCTCTGGCCCGGGAACACGGCCTGCCCGTCATCGAGGATCTGGGCAGCGGTTCCTTCATGGACTTTTCTTCCGTGGGCCTGCCCAACGAACCTACGGTGCCCGAAGTGGTGGCCGGAGGCGCCGACGTGGTGACCTTCTCCGGCGACAAGGTGCTGGGGGGCCCGCAATGCGGCCTCATCGTGGGCAGCCGGGAGCGCATCGAGGCCCTGAAAAAGAATCCCCTCACCCGCGCCCTGCGCTGCGACAAGCTGACCATGGCCGCGCTGGAAGCCACCCTGCGCCTTTATTGCGAGCCCGAACGCGCCCGCCGCGAGATCCCGACCCTGCGCGACATCTGCCGGGACCCCAAAGACCTGGCCCGTGCCGCCCGCTCGCTGGCCGCCCGGCTGCGCCGCGCCCTGGGCCCCGCCTGCCGCATCAGCCTGCGCCCGGATGTTTCCCGCGTGGGCGGCGGCGCCTTCCCGGAACGCGACCTGCCCACCACCCTGGTCTGCCTGGAGCCCGCCGCCATGAGCGCCACGGCCCTCAAGCAGGCCCTGCTGGATACCACGCCGCCGGTGCTGGGCCGTCTGGAAGAAAGGAGCTTCTGCCTCGACCCGCGCACGCTCCTGCCCGAAGACCTGCCGCGCCTGACGGCCCTGCTCAAACAGCTGCTGGCCGGCTAG
- a CDS encoding aminopeptidase, translating into MKKAETPSLTYSPRNAWDVYTTATQKRQMDALVKRYMDFLSNCKTERETVAYVQKRLQEAGFSEDFKKNTVFRNLRGKAIFAARKGKIPLQKGVHLIAAHADSPRLDFKQRPLVEQPGVAQAKTHYYGGIRKYQWLARPLALHGVVVLENGKSISVAIGEKAGEPVFTIADLLPHLARKQNSQTLAEVFDGEKLNIILGHSPAPTAAKNKDIKEPIKQHVLEQLNAKYGIREEDLVTAELQVVPAGPATYVGFDKGLVGGYGQDDRICVFTALEALLNAKNTNRLCPNMAVMFWDKEEIGSDGATGAASRFLQYCFEDLARAWAPGIPVSQVLLNTRALSADVDAAFDPDFPEVHEKQNAAQLGHGPVCSKYSGSGGKYGASDADAEFYGYVRGLFNARNIPWQPAELGKVDVGGGGTVALFLAAYGMQVIDCGPALLSMHSPFELASCVDILATAEAYKAFLEG; encoded by the coding sequence ATGAAAAAAGCAGAAACGCCTTCCCTCACCTACAGTCCCCGCAATGCCTGGGACGTGTACACCACCGCCACCCAGAAGCGCCAGATGGACGCTCTGGTCAAGCGGTACATGGATTTCCTCAGCAATTGCAAGACCGAGCGCGAGACCGTGGCTTATGTGCAGAAACGCCTGCAGGAAGCCGGGTTCAGCGAGGACTTCAAAAAGAACACCGTGTTCCGCAACCTGCGCGGCAAGGCCATCTTTGCCGCCCGCAAGGGCAAGATCCCGCTGCAGAAGGGCGTGCACCTCATCGCCGCCCATGCCGACAGCCCCCGTCTGGACTTCAAGCAGCGTCCGCTGGTCGAGCAGCCCGGTGTGGCCCAGGCCAAGACCCACTATTACGGCGGCATCCGCAAGTACCAGTGGCTGGCCCGTCCTCTGGCCCTGCACGGCGTGGTGGTGCTGGAAAACGGCAAGAGCATCAGCGTGGCCATCGGAGAAAAAGCCGGAGAGCCCGTCTTCACCATCGCCGACCTGCTGCCCCATCTGGCCCGCAAGCAAAACAGCCAGACCCTGGCCGAAGTCTTTGACGGCGAAAAGCTGAACATCATCCTCGGCCACAGCCCGGCCCCCACCGCCGCCAAGAACAAGGACATCAAGGAGCCCATCAAGCAGCACGTGCTGGAGCAGCTCAACGCCAAGTACGGCATCCGCGAGGAAGACCTCGTCACCGCCGAACTCCAGGTCGTGCCCGCGGGCCCCGCCACCTATGTGGGCTTCGACAAGGGGCTGGTGGGCGGCTACGGCCAGGATGACCGCATCTGCGTCTTCACCGCCCTGGAGGCCCTGCTCAACGCCAAGAACACCAACCGCCTCTGCCCCAACATGGCCGTCATGTTCTGGGACAAGGAAGAGATCGGTTCCGACGGTGCCACCGGCGCGGCCTCCCGCTTCCTGCAGTACTGCTTCGAAGACCTGGCCCGCGCCTGGGCCCCGGGCATCCCTGTCTCGCAGGTGCTGCTCAATACCCGCGCCCTGTCCGCCGACGTGGACGCCGCCTTCGACCCCGACTTCCCCGAAGTGCACGAAAAGCAGAACGCCGCCCAGCTGGGCCACGGCCCCGTCTGCTCCAAATACTCCGGCTCCGGCGGCAAATACGGTGCCAGCGATGCCGATGCCGAGTTCTACGGCTATGTGCGCGGCCTGTTCAACGCCCGCAACATCCCCTGGCAGCCCGCCGAACTGGGCAAGGTGGATGTGGGCGGCGGCGGCACCGTGGCCCTCTTCCTGGCCGCCTACGGCATGCAGGTCATCGACTGCGGCCCGGCCCTCCTCTCCATGCACAGCCCCTTCGAGCTGGCCAGCTGCGTGGACATCCTTGCCACGGCCGAAGCCTACAAAGCCTTCCTCGAAGGTTAG
- a CDS encoding MltA domain-containing protein → MHQKTPLRVGKGLPRLALCAVLLAALALSGCGSRQTHEEYLIPKGPAVGFESPEFFTEHLAPRNQDLQSWREMAPTVRKSLRYVKSKPAVAVAIDRPGLRLTWGDLERTLLRLQELLPRLDAEPQLFLQNFQWVEVPSGIAYSGYYEPRVKASRTRKPGYEQAIYALPPDMKQYKRRHKGRYYTRRQIEEQQLLAGRGLELAWAADPVDVFFLEIQGSGRLVFDDGTEAFINYAGQNGHKYKSSGRIMREKGLLKRGDIFEQRQWFKDNPQRVREILNENPSYVFFRYGSRGPTGAMGHVVDEWLSLAVDRSYIPLGAVVAFGVNVPDEKYGSLPLRGIGFAQDVGGAIKQRRIDLFCGGSERANYVASHLDAPGPAWVLVAR, encoded by the coding sequence ATGCATCAGAAAACTCCTTTGCGTGTGGGGAAGGGGCTCCCGCGTCTGGCGCTGTGCGCCGTGCTGCTGGCCGCCCTGGCGCTGTCCGGCTGCGGGTCGCGGCAGACGCACGAGGAATACCTGATCCCCAAAGGGCCCGCCGTGGGCTTTGAATCGCCCGAATTCTTCACGGAGCATCTTGCGCCCCGGAACCAGGACCTGCAGTCGTGGCGCGAGATGGCGCCTACGGTGCGGAAATCCCTGCGCTATGTCAAGAGCAAGCCCGCCGTGGCCGTGGCCATCGACCGTCCCGGCCTGCGCCTGACCTGGGGCGACCTGGAACGCACCCTGCTGCGCCTGCAGGAGCTGCTGCCCCGTCTGGATGCCGAACCGCAGCTCTTCCTCCAGAACTTCCAGTGGGTGGAGGTCCCCTCCGGCATCGCCTATTCCGGTTACTATGAGCCCCGCGTCAAGGCCAGCCGTACCCGCAAGCCCGGCTACGAGCAGGCCATCTACGCCCTGCCGCCGGACATGAAGCAGTACAAGCGCCGCCACAAGGGCCGTTACTATACCCGCCGCCAGATCGAAGAGCAGCAGCTGCTGGCCGGTCGGGGGCTGGAACTGGCCTGGGCCGCTGACCCCGTGGACGTCTTCTTCCTGGAGATCCAGGGCTCCGGCCGTCTGGTCTTCGATGACGGTACCGAGGCCTTCATCAACTATGCGGGCCAGAACGGCCACAAATACAAGAGCTCGGGCCGCATCATGCGCGAGAAGGGCCTGCTCAAGCGCGGCGACATCTTCGAGCAGCGTCAGTGGTTCAAGGACAATCCCCAGCGCGTGCGCGAGATCCTCAACGAGAACCCCAGCTACGTCTTTTTCCGCTACGGCAGCCGCGGTCCCACCGGCGCCATGGGCCATGTGGTGGACGAATGGCTCTCCCTGGCCGTGGACCGCAGCTATATCCCGCTGGGGGCCGTGGTGGCCTTTGGCGTCAACGTGCCGGATGAAAAATACGGCAGTCTGCCTCTGCGCGGCATCGGCTTTGCCCAGGACGTGGGCGGCGCCATCAAGCAGCGGCGCATCGACCTGTTCTGCGGCGGTTCCGAACGCGCCAATTATGTGGCCAGCCATCTGGATGCCCCCGGCCCCGCCTGGGTGCTGGTGGCACGGTAG
- a CDS encoding acyl-CoA thioesterase yields MHDDFPSPAIWFTHRISYGETDTMGVLYYAEYLHIFERARSEFIRACGMSYRDVEEKDIILPVREAQCRYRSPARYDDLVQVHTAISEWGRASMRFVYEMWNEDKTRLLATGSTQHALVNRQGRPVAVPDWLRDLLGNLK; encoded by the coding sequence ATGCATGACGATTTTCCTTCCCCGGCCATCTGGTTCACCCACCGGATCTCCTACGGTGAAACAGATACCATGGGCGTTCTGTATTATGCGGAGTATCTCCACATCTTCGAGAGGGCGCGCAGCGAATTCATCCGCGCCTGCGGCATGAGCTACCGTGATGTGGAGGAAAAGGACATCATCCTGCCCGTCCGCGAGGCCCAGTGCCGTTACCGTTCCCCGGCCCGCTATGACGATCTGGTGCAGGTCCACACGGCCATCAGCGAATGGGGCCGCGCGTCCATGCGCTTTGTATACGAGATGTGGAACGAGGACAAGACGCGCCTGCTGGCCACGGGCAGCACCCAGCACGCCCTGGTGAACCGTCAGGGACGTCCTGTGGCCGTGCCGGACTGGCTGCGCGATCTTCTGGGCAACCTGAAATAG